In Methanosarcina barkeri MS, a single window of DNA contains:
- a CDS encoding hydantoinase/oxoprolinase N-terminal domain-containing protein, whose amino-acid sequence MQYSLGIDAGGTYTDAVILRDSDSRILDTSKAITTYPDLMVGIRNAIDKLNPEHLSKVKLVSVSTTLSTNTILEKTGYPVGLILVGNYTVPRKLPADYCISVKGGHDSNGDELQPLDLTAVEQFAISLKKKVSAFAVSSYFSTRNPEHELKVKEIVLKLTGHPVVCGYELSQELGAYERAATAVLNAQLIPITYQFIHSITAEIKKRKLDAKILMLKCDGSVIDIKSAKLRPIETIFSGPAASIKGASYLSGLDTCAVIDVGGTSTDVSIIKNGVPELCEKGAVVGGWQTRVKAIRMESSANGGDSHVWFKKCIRIGPRRVMPLCVAAVRYPNFKEKLEKTPVPLRTMLSEHTQPTKFFVSTGADPIDPTESEKKLLEIIKDEPLSIYGILNKMNRFPSPAVLDSLIQQRAIQAIGFTPTDALHVLGEYTEWDVETAQIGAKKLSRFTLMGVHAFCKKIKQQIAKNMVYSLMSFILEGRGKEGIKKMLEEDVPVQYKLNIPIVLLGGPVKAYYEEIKGLIDAEVIVPEQASVGNAVGALVGKGIKRIEIIIRPSSMENPDQNFLVFTPAGRKKFEQYSMAIEYSHKTGEELILDSMKDFGLPEGSIKISTNMEYLSPPGWKHTPMETKMIFVGICNPEMLTN is encoded by the coding sequence ATGCAATATAGTCTGGGTATTGACGCAGGCGGAACCTATACCGATGCCGTAATTTTAAGAGATTCGGACAGCCGGATCCTTGATACCAGCAAGGCAATTACTACCTATCCGGACCTTATGGTCGGAATTCGAAATGCAATTGATAAACTGAATCCGGAACATCTCAGCAAAGTAAAGCTAGTATCGGTTTCCACAACCCTGTCAACAAATACCATTCTCGAAAAAACAGGGTATCCTGTTGGTCTGATCCTGGTAGGGAACTATACCGTCCCAAGAAAACTTCCAGCAGACTACTGTATTAGTGTAAAAGGAGGACATGATAGCAATGGAGATGAACTGCAGCCTCTGGACCTTACTGCCGTAGAACAATTTGCAATAAGCCTGAAAAAGAAAGTCTCCGCGTTTGCAGTGTCTTCGTACTTCAGCACAAGAAACCCGGAACATGAGCTTAAAGTAAAGGAGATAGTTCTTAAATTGACAGGACATCCTGTGGTTTGCGGATATGAATTATCTCAGGAGCTTGGAGCTTACGAACGGGCAGCTACAGCCGTCTTAAACGCCCAGCTAATTCCTATAACCTACCAGTTTATCCATTCCATCACTGCCGAAATAAAGAAAAGAAAACTTGATGCGAAAATCCTTATGCTGAAATGTGACGGTTCGGTTATAGATATAAAAAGTGCAAAACTGCGTCCCATTGAAACAATATTCTCAGGCCCGGCTGCAAGTATTAAGGGAGCTTCTTATCTCTCAGGACTGGACACCTGCGCCGTAATCGATGTGGGAGGGACAAGTACGGATGTTTCCATAATAAAAAATGGAGTTCCTGAGCTTTGTGAGAAAGGAGCAGTTGTAGGAGGCTGGCAAACCCGCGTAAAAGCAATAAGAATGGAGAGTTCAGCAAACGGGGGAGATAGCCATGTGTGGTTTAAGAAATGCATCAGGATAGGTCCAAGACGGGTTATGCCTCTTTGCGTTGCTGCTGTGCGGTATCCTAATTTTAAAGAAAAACTTGAAAAGACCCCCGTGCCCCTGAGGACCATGCTCAGTGAACATACTCAGCCCACAAAATTTTTTGTCAGCACTGGAGCAGACCCTATTGATCCTACAGAAAGCGAAAAAAAGTTACTTGAGATTATAAAAGATGAACCTCTTTCGATCTATGGAATTTTAAATAAAATGAACCGGTTCCCCTCTCCAGCAGTCCTTGATTCATTGATTCAGCAGCGTGCGATCCAGGCTATAGGCTTCACACCAACTGATGCCCTGCACGTACTTGGGGAATATACCGAATGGGATGTGGAAACTGCCCAGATTGGAGCCAAAAAACTTTCGCGTTTTACTCTAATGGGAGTTCATGCTTTTTGCAAAAAAATAAAGCAGCAGATTGCAAAAAATATGGTTTACAGCCTGATGTCCTTTATTCTGGAAGGCAGGGGAAAAGAAGGAATAAAGAAAATGCTGGAGGAAGACGTTCCTGTTCAGTATAAATTAAATATTCCCATAGTCCTGCTCGGAGGCCCTGTAAAGGCTTATTATGAAGAGATTAAAGGCCTCATAGATGCAGAGGTTATAGTTCCTGAGCAGGCAAGCGTAGGAAATGCAGTTGGAGCTCTAGTAGGAAAAGGAATTAAAAGAATTGAGATAATTATAAGACCATCTTCAATGGAAAATCCGGACCAGAATTTCCTGGTATTTACCCCTGCGGGAAGGAAGAAATTTGAGCAATATAGTATGGCAATAGAATATTCCCATAAAACCGGTGAAGAGCTTATTCTGGATTCAATGAAAGATTTTGGACTTCCGGAAGGCTCAATAAAAATAAGCACAAATATGGAATACCTTTCTCCACCTGGCTGGAAACATACGCCAATGGAGACAAAAATGATTTTTGTAGGGATCTGTAACCCTGAGATGTTAACTAATTAG
- a CDS encoding helix-turn-helix transcriptional regulator, with protein MDSSLIDLVFRSDKRKNLLILLDSGSKNIDEIKNTLDVTATSILPQIKKLIDHDLIVQEDKRYKLTVLGEFIIKKIKPLISALDVIEKNNSYWTSHDLNGIPRHLLERISELGDCTFIEPDLNHIYEPSQEIIDSMANAKHASTFASYFNPAYLPLYVELGRKDAELSLNFNQSVWNYLSKEHSNMIDEVMGMDNVSLYVSKEGIKLTEITVTDRTMMLGLFDKNGKFDQQFIISSEPSALLWGQELFDYFKRLSRQVNKI; from the coding sequence ATGGATTCTTCACTTATTGATCTTGTTTTCCGCTCCGATAAGAGAAAAAACCTTCTTATATTGCTGGATAGCGGCTCAAAAAATATTGACGAAATCAAGAACACACTGGATGTTACAGCCACCTCGATCCTTCCCCAGATAAAGAAACTGATAGATCATGATCTTATTGTCCAAGAAGACAAAAGGTATAAGCTCACAGTCCTGGGAGAGTTTATTATCAAGAAGATAAAGCCCCTGATAAGTGCTCTTGATGTAATTGAGAAAAACAACTCATACTGGACAAGTCATGATCTGAATGGAATTCCCCGTCATCTTTTGGAACGTATATCCGAACTGGGGGATTGCACCTTTATAGAACCCGACCTGAACCATATATATGAACCTTCTCAAGAAATAATTGACAGTATGGCCAATGCAAAGCATGCTTCTACTTTTGCTTCTTATTTCAACCCTGCTTATCTCCCCCTGTACGTTGAGCTTGGCAGAAAAGATGCCGAGCTGTCCCTGAATTTTAATCAATCTGTCTGGAACTACCTATCAAAAGAACACTCAAATATGATCGATGAAGTAATGGGCATGGACAACGTAAGCCTGTATGTTTCAAAAGAAGGAATAAAGCTTACTGAGATTACCGTAACTGATAGGACAATGATGCTGGGTCTTTTTGATAAAAATGGGAAATTCGACCAGCAATTCATTATAAGCTCCGAACCCAGCGCCCTTTTATGGGGTCAGGAGCTGTTTGATTATTTCAAGAGACTTTCCAGACAGGTAAACAAGATATGA
- a CDS encoding IS701 family transposase — MDINPPKCTDIDYINFLIAASNVFSCTEAARCYPDIANAPSHDAFTRCLQRQPPDTEALWEEVKSYVKLKGGYLIVDDSTLDKPYAEEIAFVRRMWSGKHHRTVKGIGLVTLVWTDGTTVIPIDFRIYNIDVDDKTKNDHFRDMLDKAEERGFNPKFVLFDTWYASVKNLKAIRQKEWHFLTRLKNNRLVNPDNKGNVPLETVDIPPKGRVVHLKAYGFVKVFRIVSKNGDTQHWVTDVQEMDEAKREDLAKKSWKIEEYHRGIKQFCGVEKCQARKEESQRAHIMFSLRAFLRLELQRIKSGISWFESAMKIRRVAVTEYLRNPQYTLN, encoded by the coding sequence ATGGACATAAATCCACCTAAGTGTACCGACATTGACTACATTAATTTTCTCATTGCGGCTTCTAACGTTTTTAGCTGTACTGAAGCTGCTAGATGTTATCCAGACATAGCTAATGCTCCTTCTCATGATGCTTTTACTCGTTGCCTTCAAAGGCAACCTCCAGACACGGAAGCACTATGGGAGGAAGTAAAAAGTTATGTCAAGCTTAAGGGAGGATACCTAATTGTTGATGATTCAACATTAGATAAACCATACGCAGAAGAAATTGCTTTTGTTCGTCGTATGTGGAGTGGAAAACATCATCGTACTGTAAAGGGAATAGGCCTGGTTACCTTAGTTTGGACTGACGGTACAACCGTTATACCTATCGATTTTCGAATTTATAACATCGATGTAGACGACAAAACAAAGAATGACCATTTCCGTGATATGCTTGACAAGGCCGAAGAACGTGGTTTTAATCCCAAATTCGTTTTATTTGATACATGGTATGCAAGTGTGAAAAACCTTAAAGCCATTAGACAGAAAGAGTGGCATTTCCTTACAAGATTGAAAAATAATCGTTTGGTAAATCCTGACAACAAGGGAAATGTGCCACTTGAAACAGTAGATATTCCTCCAAAAGGACGTGTGGTTCACCTCAAAGCATATGGATTTGTAAAGGTGTTTAGGATAGTTTCAAAAAATGGAGACACGCAACACTGGGTTACAGATGTGCAAGAGATGGATGAAGCAAAACGTGAAGATTTGGCAAAGAAGTCATGGAAAATTGAGGAATATCATAGGGGAATAAAACAGTTCTGTGGTGTCGAAAAATGTCAGGCAAGAAAGGAAGAATCACAAAGAGCACATATAATGTTCTCATTAAGAGCTTTTCTTAGACTGGAATTACAAAGAATCAAAAGTGGAATATCCTGGTTTGAAAGTGCTATGAAAATTAGAAGAGTGGCAGTGACAGAATACTTAAGGAATCCCCAATACACGTTAAATTAA
- a CDS encoding helix-turn-helix transcriptional regulator: MDSSLLDVLFLSEKRKNLLLLLLDGPKNIEEIKNTLDVRSSPIMTQIKILMKRDLIVESNRLYKLSSIGEILVPKMKTILETFNVFDKNHDYWINQDMTSIPPEFLDEIGKLGNYIEVNPDRNHVFEYPKEVVKYLSESENVRISSSFFLPIYPSLCIELAAKGTDITLVFTEYVYDRMLNDYKKELEHFLNLKHTKLYVCNNNNMKIASSIVTEKFMALSLFCNSGIYYNHNLVSFDESALRWGKDLFNHYKGIARPITKV; encoded by the coding sequence ATGGATTCATCATTACTGGATGTTCTCTTTCTTTCAGAAAAAAGGAAAAATCTACTTTTATTACTTCTGGACGGACCCAAGAACATCGAAGAAATCAAAAATACGCTTGATGTCCGCTCGAGCCCAATAATGACTCAGATAAAGATACTGATGAAGCGGGATCTTATTGTTGAGAGTAACAGACTCTATAAACTTTCCAGTATCGGCGAAATTCTGGTTCCGAAGATGAAAACAATTCTTGAAACATTCAACGTTTTTGATAAAAACCACGATTACTGGATAAACCAGGATATGACATCAATTCCTCCTGAGTTTCTCGACGAGATCGGAAAGCTTGGGAACTATATTGAAGTAAACCCTGACCGAAACCATGTGTTTGAATATCCAAAAGAAGTTGTAAAATATCTTTCAGAATCAGAGAATGTTAGGATTTCATCCTCCTTTTTCCTACCCATCTATCCGTCCCTATGTATAGAGCTTGCAGCAAAAGGCACGGACATAACCCTGGTGTTTACAGAATACGTTTATGATAGAATGCTCAATGACTACAAGAAGGAACTTGAACATTTCCTGAACCTGAAACATACCAAACTCTATGTCTGCAATAATAATAATATGAAAATTGCTTCAAGCATAGTCACGGAAAAGTTCATGGCGCTTTCCCTCTTCTGCAACAGTGGAATTTACTACAATCATAACCTGGTAAGTTTTGATGAAAGTGCACTTAGATGGGGAAAAGACCTTTTCAATCACTACAAGGGTATAGCGAGACCCATTACCAAAGTGTAA
- a CDS encoding redox-regulated ATPase YchF yields MSMTIGLAGKPNAGKSTFFKAATLADVEIANYPFTTINANHGVTYVRVECPCKEKEKRCGKCVDGVRLVPIDIIDVAGLVPDAYKGRGLGNTFLDELRQAQAIIHVVDASGGTDAEGNPVDIGDHDPLEDVAFLNREITMWLYGILERNWVKLARKIQAEGLKLEVVIAEQLAGAGIRESHVNAALIETGLARLDHVKWNEEDMIRLCDTMREISKPMLIAANKSDIASRENLDRLKDLDKIVVSVSAAAELALKSAAKNELIKYSPGDRKFEVLGGDLTKAQKKGLEAIHKVIARLGGTGVQECINRTVFELLDLIVVYPVEDEGKWSDKSGNMLPDAYLMKRGSTCHDLAYQIHTDIGDRFLYAVDARTRLRLGEKHELKNGDVIKIVSTAK; encoded by the coding sequence ATGTCAATGACTATAGGACTTGCGGGAAAACCCAATGCGGGAAAATCCACTTTTTTCAAAGCTGCTACACTTGCAGATGTTGAAATTGCAAATTATCCTTTTACAACTATTAATGCTAATCACGGAGTTACCTATGTGCGGGTTGAATGTCCCTGCAAAGAAAAGGAAAAGAGATGTGGAAAGTGTGTAGACGGGGTGAGGCTCGTCCCGATTGATATAATTGACGTTGCTGGACTTGTCCCTGATGCATACAAAGGAAGGGGACTTGGGAATACTTTTCTGGATGAACTTAGACAGGCTCAGGCAATTATTCATGTAGTAGACGCCTCAGGCGGGACTGACGCTGAGGGCAACCCTGTAGATATAGGAGATCATGACCCTCTTGAAGATGTAGCTTTCCTGAACAGGGAAATCACAATGTGGCTTTATGGCATTCTGGAAAGAAACTGGGTTAAACTTGCGAGAAAAATTCAGGCCGAAGGGCTCAAGCTCGAAGTTGTAATTGCAGAACAGCTTGCCGGTGCAGGAATAAGAGAATCTCATGTGAATGCAGCTTTGATAGAAACAGGGCTTGCAAGGCTGGACCATGTTAAATGGAACGAAGAAGATATGATCCGGCTCTGCGACACAATGAGAGAGATCAGCAAGCCTATGCTTATCGCCGCAAATAAATCTGACATCGCCTCAAGAGAAAACCTGGACAGGCTTAAAGACCTTGATAAAATAGTAGTCTCTGTAAGTGCAGCAGCCGAACTGGCACTTAAGTCTGCAGCAAAAAACGAGCTTATTAAATACAGTCCTGGAGACCGGAAATTCGAAGTGCTTGGTGGAGACCTTACAAAAGCCCAGAAAAAAGGGCTCGAAGCTATTCATAAAGTGATTGCGAGACTTGGCGGTACAGGTGTCCAGGAGTGCATAAACAGGACTGTCTTCGAGCTTCTGGACCTCATTGTTGTATACCCCGTAGAAGATGAAGGAAAGTGGTCCGATAAAAGTGGGAATATGCTTCCTGATGCCTACCTTATGAAAAGGGGTTCTACCTGCCATGATCTTGCTTACCAGATACATACTGACATCGGAGACAGATTTTTATACGCGGTAGATGCAAGGACAAGGCTCAGGCTTGGGGAAAAGCATGAACTGAAAAACGGTGATGTAATCAAGATCGTATCCACTGCAAAGTAA
- a CDS encoding undecaprenyl diphosphate synthase family protein, translating into MDLLSFAYPVYERYLTWQIAREFSNIPRHVAIILKETDLFDPEGIERLTSTLNIFRKFKVQIVSVYVDILKTDPALKAEVISTLKAKLEKNFSSLHAGTGYRIYGADGEVNSIAPGNDFLVYVSLGFGGRDEIMRAVLTILEEVKAGTVMPEEVDEKMLESHLLVNHEPDIMIRSGGQNLSDFLVWQSVYSELYFTDVNWKDVRKVDLLRAMRDYQKRKRRYGR; encoded by the coding sequence ATGGATTTACTTTCTTTTGCATACCCGGTCTATGAGAGGTACCTGACCTGGCAAATAGCCAGAGAATTTTCAAATATTCCCAGGCATGTAGCAATCATACTCAAGGAAACTGACCTTTTTGACCCTGAAGGAATCGAGAGGCTCACATCCACACTTAACATTTTTAGAAAATTCAAGGTCCAAATTGTGAGCGTCTATGTAGACATCCTGAAAACTGATCCGGCTTTAAAAGCCGAAGTCATATCAACGCTCAAAGCAAAGCTGGAAAAGAACTTTTCGAGTCTGCATGCCGGCACAGGTTATAGAATATATGGCGCTGACGGAGAAGTAAATAGCATTGCTCCCGGAAATGATTTTCTTGTTTATGTATCACTGGGATTTGGGGGAAGAGATGAAATTATGAGGGCTGTACTGACAATCCTTGAGGAAGTTAAAGCAGGGACTGTCATGCCTGAAGAAGTGGACGAAAAAATGCTTGAATCTCATCTCCTTGTCAACCACGAGCCTGATATCATGATCCGTTCGGGAGGGCAGAACCTTTCGGATTTCCTGGTGTGGCAGTCAGTTTATTCGGAACTTTATTTTACAGATGTTAACTGGAAAGATGTACGAAAGGTCGATCTGCTGAGAGCTATGAGGGACTATCAGAAAAGAAAGAGAAGATACGGAAGGTGA
- a CDS encoding DUF5817 domain-containing protein, with translation MRYAVIVCPKCRQHAQITETGKKTLKCQHCGTLLQTRKLKVFHFSEDLEDAVIFRTHLQAEISGKVNENFSLISPPKKYETSIFKAKLPVKNLKLPEKSPSNPFPIKKDPKSIFIEILNTTGGKIEKEELKQKALEKGITQEKFETLLKNLLEAGELYSPQPGIIKIV, from the coding sequence ATGCGCTACGCAGTAATTGTGTGCCCGAAATGCCGACAGCATGCCCAGATCACAGAAACCGGAAAAAAGACCCTGAAATGCCAGCATTGCGGCACTCTCCTGCAAACCCGAAAACTGAAGGTATTCCACTTTTCCGAAGATCTCGAAGACGCAGTGATTTTTCGAACTCACCTTCAAGCTGAAATCTCCGGAAAAGTCAACGAAAACTTTTCACTAATCTCACCTCCCAAAAAGTATGAAACCTCAATCTTCAAAGCTAAACTCCCAGTAAAAAACCTCAAACTCCCCGAAAAAAGCCCTTCCAATCCTTTCCCTATAAAAAAAGACCCAAAATCAATTTTTATAGAGATTCTGAACACCACTGGTGGAAAAATAGAAAAAGAAGAACTTAAACAGAAAGCTCTCGAAAAAGGAATAACTCAAGAAAAATTCGAAACACTTCTCAAAAACCTCCTGGAAGCAGGAGAACTTTACTCCCCCCAACCAGGAATTATAAAAATTGTATGA
- a CDS encoding DUF128 domain-containing protein, protein MMDPQIERKLIEIMRVIHESDKPIGARAIADELNNRGYDIGERAVRYHLRILDERGFTSKHGYAGRTLTELGEREMNDALIADRFGFVISRIEEMAFRTTYNPATNEGVVPVNISYFDKDDLETVIELISYTAHEGYMISPRVRVIEEDEELISLPPGKVGIATVCSVAFDGLLLKAGIPVEPAYGGILQIENRKPARFSDLISYSGTSIDPIQIFMSRKTTSVLDVLEKGEGKILANMRQINSSAHDRAKEVMKNVEKMGLAGYFPPGEVGETLLGAPVETGKFGIAIVGGINGICALEETGIKMETNPVSTVMEYKTMTEI, encoded by the coding sequence ATGATGGATCCGCAAATTGAGCGAAAACTCATTGAAATTATGAGGGTAATTCACGAGAGTGACAAGCCTATAGGTGCCCGGGCAATAGCTGATGAACTTAATAACCGGGGCTATGATATAGGAGAGCGGGCTGTCCGCTACCATCTGAGGATCCTGGACGAGAGAGGGTTCACAAGCAAACATGGATATGCAGGACGTACACTTACCGAACTTGGAGAAAGGGAGATGAATGACGCCCTCATCGCAGACCGGTTTGGCTTTGTAATATCCCGAATAGAAGAGATGGCTTTCAGAACAACATATAACCCCGCGACCAATGAAGGAGTAGTGCCTGTAAATATTTCATACTTTGATAAGGACGATTTAGAGACTGTTATTGAGTTGATTTCATACACTGCACACGAAGGGTATATGATAAGCCCAAGAGTGAGAGTCATCGAAGAAGATGAAGAACTGATTTCCCTGCCTCCCGGAAAAGTTGGAATAGCTACGGTCTGCAGCGTTGCTTTTGACGGGCTCCTTCTCAAAGCAGGCATCCCTGTGGAACCTGCTTACGGCGGAATTCTTCAGATAGAAAATCGAAAACCTGCACGGTTTTCAGATTTGATTTCCTACAGTGGGACTTCAATTGACCCGATACAAATTTTCATGAGCAGAAAGACCACTTCTGTCCTTGACGTGCTTGAAAAAGGGGAAGGGAAAATTCTTGCCAATATGCGACAGATCAACTCCTCGGCTCACGACAGGGCTAAAGAAGTTATGAAAAATGTAGAAAAAATGGGCCTTGCGGGTTATTTCCCTCCGGGAGAAGTTGGTGAAACTTTACTTGGAGCTCCCGTTGAAACCGGGAAGTTCGGAATCGCAATCGTAGGAGGCATTAATGGCATCTGCGCCCTTGAAGAGACCGGAATTAAAATGGAGACAAATCCTGTTTCTACTGTTATGGAATATAAAACCATGACAGAAATCTGA
- a CDS encoding MBL fold metallo-hydrolase, translated as MFRLTVIYDNKASQGFTGSWGFAALIETSRETLLFDTGWDGPLLLRHMKRLNIDPAGIGKLILSHQHWDHIGGLPEVLQANPGLEVYVPTSFSENLKNEIKKRAMLIEIKEPVEISQCIRSTGELGDKVKEQALILDTGNGSYVLTGCAHPGLAAILDTASRYGKVKGILGGLHDNEEFERLRGMELIAAGHCTVHREKIKEIFPAKFVEIKAGLRLDLE; from the coding sequence ATGTTCAGGCTTACTGTAATTTATGACAACAAAGCAAGTCAGGGTTTTACAGGAAGCTGGGGTTTTGCAGCTCTTATTGAAACAAGTCGTGAAACCCTTCTTTTTGACACAGGATGGGATGGGCCTCTCCTCCTGAGACATATGAAGAGGCTAAACATTGATCCAGCAGGCATCGGAAAACTAATTCTTTCTCACCAGCACTGGGACCATATAGGAGGCCTTCCTGAGGTTCTTCAGGCAAATCCCGGGCTTGAGGTATATGTTCCTACTTCTTTTTCGGAGAATCTGAAGAACGAAATAAAGAAACGGGCAATGCTGATCGAAATAAAAGAGCCTGTAGAAATCTCCCAGTGTATCAGGAGTACAGGGGAACTTGGAGATAAGGTGAAGGAGCAGGCTCTTATTTTGGATACGGGAAACGGATCTTACGTACTTACAGGCTGTGCTCACCCCGGGCTTGCCGCAATCCTGGATACTGCCAGTCGTTACGGAAAAGTAAAGGGAATTCTAGGGGGTCTTCACGATAACGAGGAGTTTGAAAGACTGAGAGGGATGGAACTCATTGCAGCAGGGCATTGTACCGTTCATAGAGAAAAAATAAAAGAGATATTTCCGGCAAAATTTGTTGAAATCAAAGCCGGTCTGCGCTTGGACCTGGAATAA
- a CDS encoding ABC transporter ATP-binding protein, producing MLKIEDLAVEVNGKILLHDVNLEVKKGYTNVLFGPNGAGKSALMRTIMGFSEYKVVKGRILFNGKDITGLSVDERARLGIGIMMQRPPNMTGIKLKNLVKVLSKGMKDPEALAENLDMKRFMDRDVNVGFSGGEIKRSELLQLSAQNPSLYLLDEPESGVDLVSIEQVGMTIKELLEEGLNCPGESCEKGKSALIITHTGQILDYVNADRGYILCNGTVMCSGNPLKMLKEIKNRGYEECIKCRLMK from the coding sequence ATGCTAAAAATAGAGGATCTGGCTGTAGAGGTTAACGGAAAAATTTTGCTTCATGACGTGAACCTCGAAGTCAAAAAAGGATATACCAATGTGCTTTTTGGGCCAAATGGAGCCGGAAAGTCAGCTCTGATGAGAACGATCATGGGCTTCAGCGAATACAAAGTTGTGAAAGGCAGAATTCTGTTTAACGGGAAAGATATTACCGGCCTGTCGGTAGATGAACGAGCCCGCCTCGGAATTGGAATTATGATGCAGCGCCCTCCGAATATGACCGGAATTAAACTAAAGAATCTTGTAAAGGTATTATCAAAAGGAATGAAAGATCCAGAGGCCCTTGCCGAGAATCTGGATATGAAGCGCTTTATGGACAGGGATGTGAATGTGGGCTTTTCGGGAGGAGAAATCAAACGTTCAGAACTTCTGCAACTTTCAGCCCAGAACCCGAGCCTTTACCTGCTTGACGAGCCGGAATCCGGAGTCGACCTCGTAAGCATAGAACAGGTAGGAATGACAATAAAGGAACTGCTTGAAGAAGGGCTGAACTGCCCTGGCGAAAGTTGCGAGAAAGGCAAATCCGCCCTTATAATCACTCACACAGGCCAGATTCTGGATTATGTAAACGCAGATCGGGGATACATCCTTTGCAACGGGACAGTTATGTGTTCAGGAAACCCCCTGAAGATGCTGAAAGAGATCAAGAACAGAGGGTATGAGGAGTGTATAAAATGCAGACTGATGAAGTGA
- a CDS encoding SufB/SufD family protein: MQTDEVNLKKRAESAVEKKAAFGEDFELEKFEEGSRISRPIEDLQTLDEESKKTLLQVGVVPSEEGRSGSLIVLDNAVSHSSLKDKNVELMSTQKALEKYEWLKEYSWKLVSVDTDKYTAKTYLENADGYFIRVPAGKKSSLPVQTCLLLGRDKIFQTVHNIVIVEEGASLDIITGCTSKKGVEEGLHLGISEMYVKKGATLNFTMIHNWAEQIGVRPRTVIKVEEGGTYVSNYICLKPVRSVQTYPTVKLEGEGAVTRLNTIAIAHSGSELDLGSKAIFNAPGTKAELISRTITIGGRVIARGEMIGNAKGAKGHLECKGLVLSDKGSQLAIPILEANVDDVELTHEAAVGKIAKDQVEYLMARGLTEDEAVGMIVRGFLDVGIRGIPEELKKEIENTITQTAFGM, translated from the coding sequence ATGCAGACTGATGAAGTGAACCTGAAAAAGCGTGCTGAAAGCGCAGTCGAGAAAAAGGCAGCTTTTGGAGAAGATTTTGAGCTGGAAAAATTTGAGGAAGGTTCCAGGATTAGCAGGCCTATAGAAGACCTCCAGACCCTTGATGAGGAAAGCAAAAAAACCCTGCTTCAGGTAGGAGTCGTGCCTAGCGAAGAAGGCCGATCCGGCAGTCTGATAGTGCTTGATAATGCAGTATCGCATTCTTCTCTGAAAGATAAAAATGTAGAACTGATGTCTACCCAAAAAGCTTTGGAAAAATACGAATGGCTTAAAGAGTACTCCTGGAAGCTTGTATCTGTTGATACCGACAAATACACCGCAAAAACTTACCTTGAAAATGCGGACGGATACTTTATCCGGGTGCCTGCTGGAAAGAAATCGTCTCTGCCAGTCCAGACCTGTCTTTTGCTCGGGAGAGATAAAATTTTCCAGACCGTACATAACATTGTGATAGTCGAAGAAGGCGCCAGCCTTGACATAATTACAGGCTGCACGTCTAAAAAGGGAGTGGAAGAAGGTCTGCACCTGGGAATTTCCGAAATGTACGTAAAAAAAGGAGCTACCCTGAACTTCACAATGATTCACAACTGGGCTGAGCAGATAGGGGTCAGGCCAAGGACAGTAATCAAAGTCGAAGAAGGAGGGACCTACGTAAGCAACTATATCTGCCTGAAACCTGTCCGTTCTGTGCAGACATATCCGACTGTCAAACTTGAAGGGGAAGGAGCAGTTACCAGGCTAAATACTATAGCCATTGCCCATTCAGGTTCTGAACTGGATCTCGGAAGCAAGGCTATTTTCAATGCACCTGGCACAAAGGCTGAGCTTATATCAAGGACTATTACAATCGGTGGAAGAGTAATTGCAAGAGGAGAAATGATAGGCAATGCAAAAGGAGCAAAAGGACACCTTGAATGCAAAGGCCTTGTCCTTTCCGACAAAGGAAGCCAGCTTGCAATCCCCATCCTTGAAGCAAACGTAGACGATGTCGAACTTACTCACGAGGCCGCCGTTGGAAAAATTGCTAAAGACCAGGTGGAGTACCTTATGGCCCGAGGCCTTACCGAAGATGAAGCGGTAGGCATGATCGTGCGCGGGTTCCTGGATGTAGGAATACGAGGAATTCCGGAGGAACTGAAGAAAGAAATCGAAAATACAATTACACAGACAGCCTTTGGAATGTAA